Proteins co-encoded in one Sinobacterium norvegicum genomic window:
- a CDS encoding YaiI/YqxD family protein: MHIYVDADACPKVIREILFKAAERTATPLTMIANHLVPAPPSKWVTSLQVSGGFDVADNEIVRRCEAGDLVITSDIPLAAEVIEKAALVLTSRGERYTQNNIGAKLNMRDFMETLRSSGVQSGGQAPMSHSDRMQFANQLDRLLA, from the coding sequence ATGCATATCTATGTCGATGCTGATGCCTGTCCAAAAGTGATTCGAGAAATATTATTTAAGGCGGCGGAGCGAACGGCGACACCGCTGACCATGATTGCCAATCATTTGGTGCCTGCGCCTCCGTCGAAGTGGGTTACCAGCCTGCAAGTTTCCGGTGGCTTCGATGTTGCTGATAATGAAATTGTCAGACGTTGCGAGGCAGGAGATTTAGTGATTACCAGTGATATTCCGCTGGCGGCAGAGGTTATAGAGAAGGCGGCTTTGGTATTAACCTCACGCGGAGAACGCTATACCCAAAATAATATCGGTGCGAAATTAAATATGCGGGATTTTATGGAGACGCTGCGTAGTTCCGGTGTTCAGTCCGGCGGTCAGGCGCCAATGAGTCACAGTGATAGGATGCAATTTGCCAATCAACTAGACCGGTTATTAGCTTAG
- a CDS encoding sulfatase-like hydrolase/transferase, with amino-acid sequence MKLSRYFLALITIACSTLVSAKQPNIIIMVADDLGWADVGFHGNIEIDTPSLDRIAAEGSQLDRFYTTPICSPTRAALMTGRNPMRLGVAYGVIMPWDNTGIHPDEHFMPQSFEAAGYQTAMVGKWHLGHAQQSYHPNSRGFQHFYGHQQTEVGFYPPFANQGGKDFQQNGVSIDDQGYESYLLADEVSRYIVERDQSKPFFIYMPFLAPHTPLDAPQELQDKYKDINTDLAPARSPDTDNTRTTAKILLRPSARPMYAAVVDGMDQAIGRVLTTLDEEKLTDDTIVLFFSDNGGAAYSVGGADNVPLRGGKGDTFEGGIRVVSAIRWPGKIAAGRKMGTIMSVMDVFPTLSAAAGIEPQNQRKFDGINMWPAIADGKKIVRDDYLFFASETPIYGHFNLTIFNNQWKLIQVVDQDQMSTTVTNYLFDINNDPYEYNNIAANHPSVVADLAGKIHDWRALYPINGTRSHLVPPPGWRAPKDWADYTMPLDKLQNEPAPGMPPAFALRPLDRMHGERGRLVYDCETTWWSLGLCIKNN; translated from the coding sequence ATGAAGCTTTCTCGCTATTTTTTAGCTCTGATTACCATTGCCTGTTCAACATTGGTCTCAGCCAAACAACCCAATATTATCATCATGGTCGCCGATGACCTAGGTTGGGCCGATGTCGGCTTCCATGGCAACATCGAAATCGATACCCCTTCACTGGATAGAATCGCCGCCGAAGGCAGCCAGCTCGACCGTTTCTACACCACCCCTATCTGCTCACCAACACGGGCAGCCTTGATGACCGGCAGAAACCCGATGCGGCTGGGCGTAGCTTATGGCGTCATTATGCCCTGGGATAATACCGGTATTCATCCAGATGAACACTTCATGCCACAGAGCTTTGAAGCCGCGGGCTATCAAACCGCCATGGTTGGTAAGTGGCACCTTGGTCATGCTCAGCAGAGCTATCACCCAAACAGCCGTGGTTTTCAACACTTCTATGGACATCAGCAAACTGAGGTTGGTTTCTACCCGCCTTTCGCCAACCAGGGCGGTAAAGACTTCCAACAAAATGGCGTGTCGATTGATGATCAGGGCTACGAAAGCTATTTACTGGCCGATGAAGTCTCTCGCTATATCGTCGAGCGAGATCAGAGTAAGCCGTTCTTTATCTACATGCCGTTTCTCGCCCCTCATACCCCGCTGGATGCCCCTCAGGAGCTACAGGACAAATATAAAGACATAAATACTGACTTAGCGCCCGCTCGGAGCCCCGACACCGACAACACCCGCACAACAGCCAAAATACTATTACGGCCCAGCGCCAGACCAATGTATGCCGCCGTCGTCGACGGTATGGATCAAGCTATTGGGCGTGTCTTGACAACCCTCGACGAAGAAAAACTGACCGATGATACCATCGTATTGTTCTTCTCTGACAATGGTGGCGCAGCCTACAGCGTTGGTGGTGCCGATAATGTGCCGCTTCGCGGTGGTAAAGGCGATACCTTTGAGGGCGGTATCCGTGTGGTATCCGCTATTCGCTGGCCCGGAAAAATAGCCGCCGGTAGAAAGATGGGGACAATTATGTCGGTGATGGATGTCTTCCCGACACTGTCAGCCGCTGCCGGTATTGAACCGCAAAACCAGCGTAAATTTGACGGCATCAATATGTGGCCGGCCATCGCCGATGGCAAAAAGATTGTGCGCGATGACTACCTGTTTTTTGCCTCTGAAACCCCCATCTATGGCCATTTCAATCTCACCATTTTTAACAACCAGTGGAAGTTGATTCAAGTCGTCGACCAAGATCAGATGTCGACCACCGTGACTAACTACCTATTCGACATCAATAATGACCCCTACGAATATAATAATATCGCCGCTAATCACCCCTCTGTGGTTGCTGATTTAGCGGGCAAGATTCACGATTGGCGGGCACTGTATCCAATCAACGGTACGCGCTCGCACCTTGTACCGCCACCGGGCTGGAGAGCACCAAAGGATTGGGCCGATTATACGATGCCGCTGGACAAACTACAGAATGAGCCCGCACCGGGTATGCCGCCGGCGTTTGCTCTCAGACCGCTGGATAGAATGCATGGAGAGAGAGGGCGTTTAGTCTATGACTGTGAGACCACGTGGTGGTCTCTGGGTTTGTGTATTAAAAATAATTAG
- a CDS encoding DUF2986 domain-containing protein, whose protein sequence is MNRRKKLKQIIKKKDARGKGTATANSNKPKYISKADRAKLAEQHAASGEAAAGGDE, encoded by the coding sequence ATGAATAGACGCAAAAAACTTAAGCAGATTATCAAAAAGAAGGACGCCAGGGGCAAGGGTACTGCAACGGCAAACAGTAATAAGCCGAAATATATCAGCAAAGCCGATCGAGCCAAGCTGGCAGAGCAGCATGCTGCAAGTGGCGAAGCAGCGGCTGGTGGCGACGAGTAA
- a CDS encoding beta-ketoacyl-ACP synthase, whose translation MTKRVVVTGMSGITALGADWLAIEARFREGKNAVVTMDEWDCYKGLNTRLAAPINDFEMPKNYPRKKTRAMGRVSKMAVVATEAALTDAGLLADPILESGQVGVAYGSSTGSTDAIKDFGAMLIENNTGKITSSTYIKMMGHTTAVNISLFFGLRGRVITTSSACTSGSQGIGYAYEAIKYGKQTIMVAGGAEELCPTESAVFDTLYATSIANDAPHSTPRPFDRQRDGLVIGEGAGTLILEEYQHAKDRGATIYAEVLGFATNCDAAHITQPRQETMQIAMEQALQDADISADSIGYICAHGTATDKGDIAESQATAAVFGKRTPLSSLKSYLGHTLGACGALESWFSISMMQSGWFAPTINLGQIDPLCGDIDYITGGGRDIDCDTVMNNNFAFGGINTSLIFGKVKD comes from the coding sequence ATGACCAAGCGTGTTGTAGTGACAGGTATGTCGGGTATTACTGCCTTGGGGGCAGATTGGCTGGCCATCGAAGCGCGTTTTCGCGAGGGAAAAAATGCCGTCGTGACGATGGATGAGTGGGACTGTTACAAGGGCTTAAATACTCGCTTGGCAGCACCGATCAATGATTTCGAAATGCCAAAAAATTACCCGCGTAAGAAGACCCGCGCCATGGGGCGAGTATCCAAAATGGCTGTGGTTGCGACAGAGGCAGCTTTAACCGATGCTGGCTTGTTAGCGGATCCAATATTGGAGAGTGGCCAGGTGGGCGTTGCCTATGGCTCGTCTACCGGCTCAACCGATGCGATTAAAGACTTCGGCGCCATGTTGATTGAAAATAACACCGGCAAGATTACCTCCTCGACCTACATTAAGATGATGGGGCATACGACGGCGGTCAACATCAGTCTGTTTTTTGGTTTGCGGGGCCGGGTAATAACCACCAGCAGTGCTTGCACCTCGGGCAGTCAGGGCATCGGCTATGCTTATGAGGCGATCAAATATGGCAAGCAAACGATTATGGTTGCTGGCGGAGCGGAAGAGCTCTGCCCAACCGAGTCGGCGGTATTTGATACCCTGTATGCTACCAGTATTGCCAATGATGCTCCGCACTCGACCCCAAGACCTTTTGATCGACAGCGTGATGGTCTTGTTATCGGCGAGGGAGCCGGCACCTTAATTTTGGAAGAGTATCAGCATGCCAAGGATCGCGGTGCGACGATTTACGCTGAGGTATTGGGTTTCGCGACCAACTGCGATGCAGCTCATATTACTCAGCCGAGGCAGGAAACCATGCAGATAGCGATGGAACAGGCGCTGCAAGATGCCGACATCAGCGCCGATAGCATCGGTTATATTTGTGCCCACGGCACGGCGACAGACAAGGGTGACATTGCTGAGAGTCAGGCGACCGCGGCGGTGTTTGGAAAGCGAACACCGCTGAGTTCGTTGAAAAGTTATCTGGGGCATACTCTGGGAGCCTGCGGGGCACTAGAGTCATGGTTTAGTATTTCAATGATGCAGTCAGGCTGGTTTGCCCCGACTATCAATCTCGGTCAAATCGACCCATTATGCGGCGACATCGACTATATTACCGGCGGTGGTCGTGATATTGATTGTGATACCGTGATGAACAACAATTTTGCCTTTGGTGGCATCAATACCTCGCTTATTTTTGGCAAGGTTAAGGACTAA
- a CDS encoding 3-ketoacyl-ACP reductase FabG2 — translation MGQRRVLVTGASKGIGRAVALQLARDGFAVVVHYMGDKSGAEMTQAAIVELGGQAQIMQFDISQRQQCRQVLEQDIADNGYFYGIVSNAGITRDTAFPMMSEDDWDSVIHTNLDSFYNVIHPCVMPMVQGRKGGRIVTLASVSGLMGNRGQTNYSAAKAGIIGATKALSLELAKRKITVNCVAPGLIDTGMVEDHVKQHAMEMIPLKRMGEPEEVAGLVSYLMSDNAAYVTRQVISINGGMI, via the coding sequence ATGGGGCAGCGTCGTGTGCTGGTAACGGGGGCGAGTAAGGGTATCGGACGGGCAGTGGCCCTGCAATTGGCTCGGGATGGTTTTGCTGTCGTCGTTCATTACATGGGCGATAAGAGCGGTGCAGAAATGACACAGGCGGCTATTGTTGAACTCGGCGGTCAGGCACAAATAATGCAATTCGATATCAGCCAACGGCAACAATGCCGTCAGGTGTTGGAGCAGGATATTGCTGATAATGGTTACTTTTATGGCATTGTCAGTAACGCCGGTATTACCAGGGACACGGCCTTCCCGATGATGAGCGAGGATGATTGGGACAGCGTCATCCATACCAACCTCGATAGTTTTTATAATGTAATCCACCCCTGTGTTATGCCGATGGTACAGGGCAGAAAAGGTGGCCGCATTGTCACGCTGGCCTCGGTTTCTGGGTTGATGGGTAACCGGGGGCAGACAAACTATTCTGCAGCCAAGGCCGGTATTATCGGCGCTACAAAGGCGTTGTCGTTAGAATTAGCTAAGCGGAAAATAACCGTTAACTGTGTCGCGCCAGGCTTAATTGATACGGGCATGGTTGAAGACCATGTTAAACAGCATGCGATGGAAATGATCCCGTTAAAGCGAATGGGAGAACCAGAAGAGGTGGCTGGCTTGGTAAGTTATTTGATGTCGGATAATGCCGCTTATGTAACTCGTCAGGTGATTTCAATTAATGGGGGCATGATATGA
- a CDS encoding hotdog family protein — MSNYHIEQVIPHRPPMVLLDRLDGFTKNSVDCSVTVTESLAFADRDGLPAWVGLEIMAQSVAAWSGATALAEQRPIGVGFLLGTRKYRSHTDVFPLGSELKIHGQELLQDAGMSVFECTITLQGEVLAEAKLTAYLPDEEQLNKMIKGD; from the coding sequence GTGAGTAACTATCACATTGAGCAGGTAATACCGCACCGGCCACCCATGGTGTTGCTCGATCGCCTCGACGGTTTCACAAAAAACAGTGTCGACTGTTCTGTTACCGTGACGGAATCGTTAGCCTTTGCCGATCGAGACGGTTTGCCCGCTTGGGTCGGCTTAGAGATTATGGCCCAGTCGGTGGCGGCATGGTCGGGTGCAACAGCCCTGGCTGAGCAGCGACCCATTGGCGTCGGCTTTTTATTGGGCACACGTAAATATCGCAGCCATACGGATGTTTTTCCCCTGGGCAGTGAGTTGAAAATACACGGCCAAGAGCTGCTGCAAGATGCGGGCATGTCGGTGTTTGAATGTACTATAACGTTGCAGGGAGAGGTGTTGGCAGAGGCCAAGCTAACCGCCTATTTACCCGATGAAGAGCAACTTAATAAGATGATTAAAGGAGATTAA
- a CDS encoding beta-ketoacyl-[acyl-carrier-protein] synthase family protein codes for MKSNNSLKPAYIHGLGVLNALGANSAEVASALLTNQRDGMVLDTQYLLANQACYVGKVAAELPVIEGLQHNCRNNRLAIAALDQFRPAFDRAVERFGRDRIAVVTGTSTSGVDCAEGAFEAVQRSGSVGAGFHYSQAEIGGLSEFLKHHLNLAGPAYTISTACSSSGRALLSAQRLLSSGLVDAVIAGGVDSLCQLTLNGFNALDSLSADLCRPMAKHRNGISIGEGAALFLLTREPSDVAVVAVGDSSDAHHISAPCPDGSGAEEAMRKALSLANIAPDQIDYINLHGTATPLNDAMESAAVYRLFGADVPCSSTKSMIGHTLGAAAAQEVGLCYLALMADEPFAPAHNDLAAGERDTDLAPIKLATGEKIEGRYVLSNSFAFGGNNVSVILAKQQRDD; via the coding sequence ATGAAGAGCAATAATTCTCTCAAACCTGCCTATATCCACGGCTTAGGTGTACTCAATGCCCTCGGTGCTAATAGCGCCGAGGTTGCCTCGGCGCTGCTGACTAACCAACGCGATGGGATGGTCTTAGATACGCAGTATCTGCTGGCTAATCAAGCCTGTTATGTTGGCAAGGTCGCCGCTGAGTTACCCGTGATAGAGGGGCTTCAGCATAACTGCCGCAATAATCGTTTAGCCATAGCGGCACTCGATCAGTTTCGGCCGGCATTCGATCGCGCGGTTGAACGTTTTGGTCGCGATCGTATAGCGGTGGTTACAGGCACCAGCACCTCGGGTGTCGACTGTGCCGAAGGTGCTTTCGAAGCGGTACAGCGTAGCGGGAGTGTTGGCGCAGGCTTCCACTATTCACAGGCTGAGATAGGGGGATTGTCAGAATTCCTCAAACATCATCTTAATCTCGCTGGCCCGGCTTATACCATTTCTACAGCCTGCTCCTCGAGCGGAAGAGCGTTACTCAGTGCTCAGCGCTTACTCTCGTCAGGCTTGGTTGATGCGGTGATTGCCGGGGGGGTCGACAGCCTTTGCCAGCTAACACTCAATGGTTTTAATGCATTGGACTCGCTATCGGCTGACCTGTGCAGGCCGATGGCAAAGCACCGGAATGGTATTTCCATTGGTGAGGGCGCAGCGCTATTTTTATTGACTCGTGAGCCCAGCGATGTGGCGGTTGTGGCAGTCGGTGACAGTTCGGATGCGCATCACATCTCGGCCCCCTGTCCGGATGGCAGCGGTGCAGAGGAGGCGATGAGAAAGGCGCTATCATTGGCGAATATTGCCCCCGATCAAATTGACTACATCAATTTGCACGGCACGGCGACACCGCTCAATGATGCAATGGAATCGGCAGCGGTATACCGATTGTTTGGCGCTGATGTGCCCTGCAGCTCAACGAAATCGATGATCGGGCATACCCTGGGTGCTGCTGCAGCGCAGGAGGTCGGGCTGTGTTATCTGGCGTTGATGGCGGATGAGCCCTTCGCGCCGGCGCATAATGATTTGGCTGCAGGGGAGCGAGACACCGATCTGGCGCCAATAAAACTGGCGACAGGCGAGAAGATAGAGGGGCGCTATGTGCTGTCAAATTCATTTGCCTTCGGCGGTAACAATGTCAGTGTGATTTTGGCAAAACAGCAGAGAGATGATTAA
- a CDS encoding DUF3261 domain-containing protein, with the protein MINRCYIILALTLVLVGCVSPRLSPSLLLPAPADANVTGSFQQLIQVQHNETQQLLIASIEVNADHLTVVVLHPSGIRLMSAEYDGETIRQQQLMMPGVDIRAEQVLKDIMLALWPMASWQPYLQQQGWVMADDGRQRLVSRADGEPVYRIKYHGEASQRWYSSLTLEQLQFNYHLAINPIDEEQ; encoded by the coding sequence ATGATTAACCGCTGTTATATTATTCTGGCTCTAACACTGGTGCTTGTTGGTTGTGTCTCGCCCAGACTCAGCCCCTCACTGTTGCTGCCAGCACCTGCCGATGCCAATGTAACCGGTTCTTTTCAACAGTTGATTCAAGTTCAGCACAATGAAACGCAACAGTTATTAATCGCCAGTATAGAGGTCAATGCCGATCACCTCACTGTGGTTGTCCTGCACCCCAGTGGTATTCGTTTGATGTCGGCTGAATACGATGGTGAGACCATTCGCCAGCAGCAGTTGATGATGCCCGGTGTTGATATTCGTGCGGAACAGGTACTGAAAGATATTATGTTGGCGTTATGGCCGATGGCGAGTTGGCAGCCTTATTTGCAGCAACAGGGCTGGGTAATGGCTGATGATGGCCGGCAGAGATTGGTTTCCCGCGCCGATGGCGAGCCCGTTTATCGCATTAAATATCATGGCGAAGCCAGTCAACGATGGTATAGTTCGCTAACTTTAGAACAGCTTCAATTTAATTACCACTTGGCCATCAATCCGATAGATGAAGAGCAATAA
- a CDS encoding MMPL family transporter codes for MRLWLGFVACMLLLLVAMSNRGLVVDADVFALLPQQQGSQNLRTAIEHYNENVSPEVVFMVSGDSFEAAEQTAIQYRRALLESGLFKEMQLEWPLEQQQKIYKFWYPYRSLLLTTEQRHLISQGLSSQLTQQAISQVYSGFSGVSSSELLSDPFLLFRDYILTMNHSGGAVEWRDSYIISQYDGKFWLLMRGKMAVAPNLFNSAEAIAQVEAITAASQQAQPNSEFKHTGVFFYAAEGMAGGQYDVSRIGVGSVIGIIVLMLIAFRSLMPIFFSLLSIACGIVTALVFTLLLFGKIHIFALVFGSAIIGVSIDYAFHFFAHRQCGGTDWQAKKSMASIYPAISLALLTSSLAYLSLLFTPLPGIQQMAVFAIVGLISAWLTVVLCYPYWIVKPALSGVFGKKVLWAWLRWCQSVARYRRFLWLAPVAALLVVTVWPGWQIDDDIHSLQTLSPELVEQQQMITRVTASDISTTFLIVGGDNLEQMLQRTEATADSLQKLVSDGWLKGFRAIPVPSQQRQLEDNQLQQRLMLEQLAHLKTDLGADQLASPKSNAPLLFQSWIDSEAADGWRDLWLSADELADGEPVFSIIQLHGVDNKNWLKQVASDHDGVEYIDRASSLSSLLGNIRTLVTSLLFVAYGFVMVILAVRYGFARLPQLMLAPVAATTISLATMVLLGIEINVFAMLAMVLVLGIGIDYTLFFAEADQWQLSTLVATTLAAMTTLLSFGLLALSQTAAISDFGLAVAIGIVVAWLFSPMAASDNSYAGVMND; via the coding sequence ATGCGATTATGGCTGGGCTTTGTTGCCTGCATGCTGCTGCTTTTGGTTGCTATGAGCAACAGAGGCTTGGTTGTCGATGCCGATGTTTTTGCCTTGTTGCCGCAGCAGCAAGGAAGTCAAAATCTGCGTACAGCCATCGAACACTATAATGAAAATGTATCGCCGGAAGTGGTATTTATGGTGTCTGGCGATAGTTTTGAAGCGGCAGAGCAAACGGCGATTCAGTATCGAAGAGCCTTGCTGGAAAGTGGCTTATTCAAAGAAATGCAGTTGGAGTGGCCGCTCGAGCAGCAACAGAAAATATATAAATTCTGGTACCCTTATCGCAGCCTGTTGCTCACCACAGAGCAGCGCCATTTGATTTCTCAAGGGCTTTCATCGCAACTTACTCAGCAGGCTATCAGTCAGGTTTATTCAGGTTTTTCTGGAGTTAGTAGTAGTGAGTTGCTGAGCGATCCCTTTTTGTTATTTCGTGATTACATTCTAACGATGAATCATAGTGGTGGAGCGGTGGAGTGGCGCGACAGTTATATTATCTCACAGTATGACGGCAAGTTTTGGCTGTTGATGCGGGGCAAGATGGCGGTTGCCCCCAATCTCTTTAACAGTGCCGAAGCGATTGCGCAGGTTGAGGCTATCACTGCCGCCAGTCAACAGGCCCAGCCCAACAGTGAGTTCAAGCATACCGGCGTGTTCTTCTATGCGGCAGAGGGTATGGCCGGTGGCCAGTACGATGTTAGTCGGATTGGTGTGGGTTCGGTTATCGGCATTATTGTGCTGATGCTGATAGCATTTCGCTCGTTAATGCCGATCTTTTTTAGCCTGCTATCTATCGCCTGCGGTATTGTGACGGCACTGGTTTTCACCCTGTTATTGTTTGGCAAAATACATATTTTTGCCCTGGTCTTTGGCTCCGCTATTATCGGCGTGTCGATAGATTACGCCTTTCACTTTTTCGCCCACCGGCAATGTGGTGGTACCGATTGGCAGGCTAAAAAATCGATGGCAAGTATTTACCCGGCGATTAGCCTGGCATTATTGACCAGCTCGCTGGCCTATCTGTCGCTGCTTTTTACCCCGCTACCGGGGATACAGCAAATGGCTGTGTTCGCTATTGTTGGGTTAATCAGCGCTTGGCTGACAGTGGTTTTGTGCTACCCCTATTGGATTGTCAAACCGGCATTGTCAGGCGTGTTCGGTAAAAAGGTGTTGTGGGCTTGGCTGCGTTGGTGTCAGTCGGTTGCCCGATACCGCCGTTTTCTTTGGCTTGCGCCAGTAGCGGCTCTGTTAGTGGTGACAGTTTGGCCGGGCTGGCAGATCGATGATGATATTCATTCGCTACAAACACTGTCGCCAGAACTGGTTGAGCAACAGCAGATGATTACTAGAGTAACGGCCAGTGATATATCGACCACGTTTTTAATTGTCGGCGGCGATAATTTAGAGCAGATGTTGCAGCGCACTGAGGCGACCGCCGATAGCCTGCAGAAATTGGTCAGCGACGGCTGGCTTAAGGGCTTTCGAGCCATACCGGTCCCCTCTCAACAGCGACAACTCGAAGATAATCAGCTGCAGCAGCGTCTTATGCTTGAGCAATTGGCTCACCTGAAGACAGACCTCGGTGCCGATCAACTTGCCTCGCCAAAGAGTAATGCGCCGCTGTTGTTTCAAAGCTGGATCGATAGTGAGGCGGCTGATGGTTGGCGAGACCTCTGGTTATCGGCGGATGAATTAGCTGACGGTGAACCGGTGTTTAGTATTATTCAACTGCACGGCGTCGATAATAAAAACTGGTTAAAGCAGGTGGCCAGTGATCATGATGGCGTCGAATATATTGATAGGGCCTCATCGCTATCTTCGTTGCTGGGCAACATTCGTACGTTAGTGACCAGCCTTTTATTTGTTGCCTATGGCTTTGTCATGGTAATTCTCGCGGTGCGCTATGGTTTTGCCCGGCTGCCACAATTGATGTTGGCCCCGGTGGCAGCGACGACTATATCGTTGGCCACCATGGTGTTGTTGGGTATAGAAATCAATGTATTTGCAATGCTGGCCATGGTCTTGGTATTGGGCATTGGTATTGATTACACCCTGTTTTTTGCCGAGGCCGACCAGTGGCAGCTATCGACATTGGTGGCGACAACCTTGGCAGCGATGACAACACTGCTGTCGTTTGGCTTGTTGGCTCTGAGTCAGACCGCTGCAATCAGTGATTTTGGCTTGGCCGTTGCTATTGGGATTGTTGTCGCTTGGCTATTTTCGCCAATGGCGGCCAGCGACAATAGCTATGCTGGTGTGATGAATGATTAA
- a CDS encoding outer membrane lipoprotein carrier protein LolA: MRCVQCILLLLLSPFIGAEPYNIELQRRFDVIADQIPLAGRFEQTKTMPMLSRPLITQGAFLIDAEHQLFWLQKTPFSSKLCIKQQYIAQQVAGGEVQISTSLENPLMFNALSFITALMSGDMAAIQTNFTPVLKGDVEHWEIMLTPKQPPFTGIFTTIDVAGHGDVMQSIQLNERRGDSTLIVFSQLLLNNADIAQQWPEEERVWCQ; the protein is encoded by the coding sequence ATGCGCTGCGTTCAATGTATTTTGCTGTTACTGCTCAGTCCATTCATCGGCGCTGAGCCATACAATATCGAATTGCAGCGGCGTTTTGACGTTATTGCCGATCAAATCCCCCTCGCTGGTCGCTTCGAGCAGACCAAGACAATGCCGATGCTAAGCCGACCGCTGATCACGCAAGGAGCATTTTTAATCGATGCTGAACATCAGCTTTTTTGGCTGCAGAAAACACCTTTCAGCAGTAAATTGTGCATTAAACAGCAATATATTGCTCAACAAGTTGCAGGCGGTGAGGTGCAGATATCGACCTCGCTAGAAAACCCTCTGATGTTCAATGCGCTGTCATTTATAACGGCTTTAATGAGTGGCGACATGGCGGCTATTCAAACAAATTTTACCCCGGTACTGAAAGGTGATGTTGAGCATTGGGAGATTATGCTGACGCCAAAGCAGCCGCCGTTCACGGGTATTTTTACCACTATTGATGTGGCTGGCCATGGCGATGTTATGCAATCAATACAGCTGAATGAAAGGCGTGGCGACAGCACCTTGATTGTGTTCAGCCAGTTGTTGCTCAATAATGCCGACATTGCTCAGCAGTGGCCGGAGGAAGAACGTGTTTGGTGTCAATAA
- a CDS encoding acyl-CoA thioesterase, with translation MNKPVTAVVEIKIPFHDTDPMGVVWHGNYFRYFEVARCQLLDQIDYNYRTMTESGYTWPVVDTRVKYLRSAFFEQVVTVTATLAEYENRLKLNYEIRNSEAEIITKGYTIQVAVDNSSGEMCYRSPAVLFEKLSLEPPE, from the coding sequence ATGAATAAGCCGGTGACCGCCGTAGTCGAGATTAAAATACCTTTTCACGATACCGATCCAATGGGGGTGGTGTGGCATGGTAATTATTTTCGTTATTTTGAAGTGGCCCGCTGCCAGCTGTTGGATCAGATCGATTATAACTATCGTACGATGACTGAGTCGGGTTATACCTGGCCGGTGGTTGATACCCGGGTAAAATATTTGCGCTCTGCTTTCTTTGAACAGGTGGTGACGGTGACGGCGACGTTGGCAGAGTATGAAAATCGGCTCAAGCTGAATTATGAAATTCGTAACAGTGAGGCTGAAATCATTACCAAAGGCTATACTATTCAGGTAGCTGTCGATAATAGCAGTGGTGAAATGTGTTACCGTTCACCGGCTGTTTTATTCGAAAAACTGTCGCTGGAGCCACCGGAATAA